CCACGAACTCGGCGTCCGGGTCGTCGTCCGGCCGGTCGGCGGCGCGGACGGCTTCGAGGAACGACAGGGGCAGGAGGGCGTCGACCGTGGCGGCCATCGCGGGGGCGCGGGCGGGCGGAAGGGGGCCGCGAATGAACGCCGAATCGCGGGGGGTGAAGCGTATGTGGGTTGCCCCCCGGCAGCAAGCGCGCCCGTCGCGCCGACGAGGCGGCCGCTTGCGCGCGGGCGCGGGCGACTCGTGCTTACGCGCATGACGACCTTCCCTGCATGACGACGCCCTTTCCGGCCCCGAGCGTCGCCCGCACCACCGCCGGGCTCGCGGTCGCGGGGACGATCGCATTGGCGGCGCGCCGGAGTGGGTCGCTCGTGCCGAGCGGCGCGGCGGCGGCGGTCGCGGTCGGGACGGTGGCGATGAGCGCCGGGTGGGGGTGGGGCGCGCTCCTCATCGGGTTCTTTGGCTCGTCGACCGCGCTCTCGCGCTGGCGGCGCGACGAGAAGGCGCGCCGCACGGGCGGGGTCGTGGCGAAGGGGGGCGCGCGGGACGCGGCGCAGGTGCTCGCCAACGGCGGGGCGTTCGCGGCGGCGGCCGCGGCGGGCGCGCTCGCCGGCCGGGGGCCGCGGGGCGCGGCGCTCGCCGGGGCCGCCGCGGGCGCGTTAGGCGCCGCCGCGGCCGACACCTGGGCGACGGAGGTCGGCACCGCGCTCGGCGGGGCGCCGCGCCTCGTGCGCGGGTGGGACCCCCGGGGCTGGCGCCCGGCGCCGCCGGGGACCTCGGGCGCGGTCACGGCCGAGGGGACGTTCGGCATGCTCGCGGGCGCCGCGGCGGTCGCGCTCGCGGCCGGCGCGCTCGGGCTCGGGTGCGCGGCGGCGGTCGGGGCGTTCGCGGGCGGGGTCGCCGGCGCCGCGGCCGACACGCTGCTCGGCGCGGCCGCGCAGGAGCGGCGGTGGTGCGACGCCTGCGGCGAGGCGACGGAGCAGGCCGTGCACGCGCGGTGCGGGACGCCGACGCGCACCACCGGCGGCGCGCGCGGGCTCGACAACGACTGGGTGAACGTGCTGTGTACGCTGGTCGGGGCGGCGGCGGGCGCGGCGGCGGGGGCGCGGGTAGGGCGTTAGGCGCGGCGGGTCATCCCCCGACCGCGGCGTACGCGGCCGGCGGCTCCTCGCGCACCAGCCGCGGCGCGGTCCGCGCGCCGTCGGCGGGGAACCGGACGCGCTCGTACAGGTCGCCGACGCGGAGCGTGCAGGCGATCGACGGGAGCTCGACGAGATCGTCGGGGCGCGAGAACTCGGCGAGCACCCAGAAGTGGCCCGCGCGGACGTGCCGCTCGACGAACATCCGGTCCTGCGCGATCAGGACGTACTCCTGCAACGCCGGAATCCGGCGGTAGTGCTCGAACTTGTCGCCGCGGTCGAACGCGGCGGTCGACTCGGACAGGATCTCGACGACCACGGACGGGTTCACGAGCATTTGGATCGCGCCCGTCCCCCCGAGTTCCCGCTCCCCACAGAGCGCGGTCGCGTCGGGGTAGAAGTACGCGCCTGTGGGGCCGACCTTGACGCGCATGTCGTTGCTGAAGGTGTCGCAGGGCCGGCCGCGGAGCTGCGTTGCGAGCTCGCGCGTCAGGTTCACCGTGATGAGGACATGGGTCGTGCTCGCCCCCGACATCGCGTAGATGCGCCCGTTGACGAACTCGCTCTTGTGCGATGCCGCGTCTTCGAGGATTAGGTATTCGGCTTCGGTGTAGAGTCGCTCGGGAAGCGACATGGATGACTCCTCGTTTGAGTTGACCGACGTCCGGTGCGTGCTCAGACCGCCGCGCCCCACGCGGGCGCCTCCGCCTCGCGCACGAGGCGCGGCATTGTCGGCGGCGGCTCGTTGGGCAGGTCGACGTTCGCGTACACGTCGCCGAGGCGCAGCACGCCGCCGACCGAGGGCAGCTCCACCACCTCGTCCGCGCGCGTGAATACGTCCAACACCCACGACGCGCCCGAGCGCACGTAGCGTTCGACGCGCATGTAGTGCTGCGCGACCAGCACGTACTCCGCGAGCGACGGGATCAGCTGGTAGTGCGCGAACTTGTCCGTCCGGTCGCCGCGCTCGGTCGAGGGCGAGAGGACCTCGATCAGGAAGCTCGGGTTGAGGAAGGTCCGCGGCCGGGTGTCGAGGAACTCCGGGCATCCGCAGAGGCCGGAGACGTCGGGGTACTTGTACGCGCGGCTCGACTGCACGGTGACGCGCAGGTTGCTCGGGTAGACGCGGCACCGGCCGTCGCGCGTGATCGGGTGCAGGTGGGCGATCGCGTTGGCGACGATCTGCTCGTGGTTCGGGTCGGCCCCGGTCATCCGGGTGACCAGGCCATTCGCGAACTCGTACCGCACGCCCCTCGGCGCGGCGGCGTCGAGGGCGAGGTACTCCTCCTCGGTGTAGAGGCGCTGCGGGGCGGTCATGGCAGAGCTCCGGCGCTACGGGGTGGACGGAACGCGCGCGCGGGACGCGCGTTCTAGCTTACGCTCGGCTCGGCCCCGCCGTCTACTCGGCGGCGCCGCCCTCTCCCGCCCCGCCGCGATGTCCCGGTTCGACGCCGAAGTGTTGGTAGTGGGAGGCGGCCCCGCGGGCGCGTCGACGGCGTGGCAGCTCGCGAGCCGCGGCCTCGACGTGCTCGTCGTCGACCGGGCGCGCTTCCCGCGCGACAAGCCGTGCGCCGAGTACCTGAGCCCCGAGGCGTCGCGGCTACTCGACCTGATGGGCGTGTTAGGCGCGGCCGAGGCGGCGGGGGCGGCGCAGCTCGACGGGATGCTCGTGCGGGCGCCGAGCGGGGACGTGATCCATGGGCGGTTCGCGGCGGGGCACGGGTTTCGGGGCTTCCGCGACCGCGGGCTCGCGCTGCGGCGGCGCGTGCTCGACCAGCTGCTGCTTGACGCGGCGCGGGCCGCCGGCGCGCGGGCGGAGGAGGGCGCGAAGACGGTCGATGTCGCCCGCGACGGGCGCGGGGGCGCGGCGGGCGTCGTCGTGCAGCGGGCGGACGGCACGACGCGGACGCTCGCTGCGCCGCTCGTCGTCGGGGCCGACGGGCTGCGGTCGGTCGTCGGGCGGCGGCTCGGCCTCGCGCGGCGGTGGCCGTGGCCGCGGCGCGTCGCGTTCCTGTGCCACGTGCGCGGGCTGCCGCCGTCCGACGCTGCGTCGCCCGCCCGGCCGATGGGCGAGCTGCACGTCGAGGCGGACGGCAGCTACGTCGGGATCGCGGACGTGGGGCACGGGCTGACCAACGTCGCGATGGTCGCGCCCGCGCCGCTCGCCCGGCGCGGGCTGGCGCGGTACGGCTCGCCCGCGGCCTACCTCGACGCGTGGCTCGCGGGCGCGCCGCAGCTCGCGCCCCGCTTCGCGCGCGCCGAACGCGCGACGCCGGTGCGCTGTACGGGGCCGTTCGCGTCGTACGCGCGGCGCGCGTGGGCGCCGGGGGCCGCGCTCGTCGGCGACGCGGCCGAGTTCTTCGACCCGTTCACGGGCGAGGGGATCTACTCCGCGCTGCGCGGCGGCGAGCTGCTCGGGCCCTACGCGGCCGAGGCGGCGCGACTGTTAGGCACCGGGCGGCCGGGCGACGCGGCGGCCGCGGACCGCGCGCTCGCCGCGTACGACGACGCGCGCCGCGCGGCGTTCCGCGGCAAGTGGCGCGTGGAGCGGCTCATCGCGCTCTCGGTCGCGCGGCCGGCGTTCATCAACCGCGCGGCGCGCGTGCTCTCGCGGCAACGCGACATGGCCGACCTGCTCGTCGGCGTGGCCGGGGACTTCGTGCCGCCGCGCCAGGTGTTGAACGCGCGCTACCTGTGGCGGCTGTTCGTCGCGGCGGGGTGAGGGCGCATCTTTCGGCCATGCCCTCCCCCTCCCCCGACGACTTCCGCGCCACGCTCGGCCGCTTCGCCACGGGCGTCACCGTGGTCACCGCGACCGCGGGCGGCCGCGACTACGGGATGACCGTGAGCGCGTTCGCCTCGCTCTCGCTCGACCCGCCGATGGTGCTCGTCTGCGTCGACCGCGCGGCGACGATGCACGGCGTGCTCGCGGACGACAGCGTGTTCGCGGTGAACATGCTTGCCGCCGGCCAGGAGGCCCTCTCGCGCCGCTTCGCCTCGGGCGACCCGACCGACCGCTTCGCCGGCGTGGGCTACACGCGCGGCGCGCTCGGCGCGCCGCTGCTCGACGGCACGCTCGCCTGGCTCGAGTGCCGGGTCGAGGCGCGGCACGCGGGCGGCGACCACTCGATCGTCGTCGGCGCGGTGGCCGAGGTCGGGGTGCGCGAGGCGCGGCCGCTGCTCTACTACCGGAGCGGCTACGCGTCGCTCGAGCGTTAGGCGCTCCGGCCCCCCGCCGTGGGCGCGCGGACGCGGCTCCTGACCCCCGCGCGCCGGCGCGGCGCGGAGCACATCGACGACCCCGCGCTGGACCGCGCGACGACGCTCCGCTCGCTCGAGGACGTGGCGCGCTCGAACGCGCTGTTCGGCGGGCGGCGCGCGGTGCTCGCGGCGCTCGGCGGCGTGCTGGGCCGGGGCGGCGCGCCGCTCACGCTGCTCGACGTCGGCACGGGCGTGGGCGACATCCCGTGGCACGCGCGCCGGCTGGCCGAGCGGCGCGGGGCGGCGCTCGCGACGTACGGCGTGGAGCTGAACCCCGTGCTCGCCGCCGCGAGCCGCGCGCGCGTCGGCGGCAGCGTCTGCGCCGACGCGTTCGCGCTGCCCTTCGCCGACCGGAGCATCGACGTCGTGACGTGCTCGCAGGTCGCCCACCACTTCGCCGAGCCCGACGTGCTGCGGCTCTTCCGCGAACTCGACCGCGTCGCGCGCCGGCTTGTCGTCGTCGCCGACCTGCGGCGGAGCTACGTCGCGGCGGCGGGCTTTTGGCTCGCGTCGTGGCCGCTCCGCTTCCACCCCGTCACGCGGCACGACGGCGTGCTCTCGGTGTTCCGCGGCTTCATTCCCGCCGAGCTCGAGGCGATGGTGCACGAGGCGACCGGCGCGGTCGCACGCGTGCGACGCGGCCTCGGCTGGCGCGTCGTCGCGACGTGGACGCCCGCCGTTGCCGCGGCGTCCGCCCCTGTCCCGCCGCCGCGTCCCGGGCGAGCTTTCGCGGAATGACGGCCCCCCCGAAGCCACCCGCGGCGTCCGACCGCATGCCCCCCGAGCGCGCGCCTTCCGACCGCGCGCTCAAGCGCCCCTACGACCTCGGCCCGATGCCGATGGGGCGCGCGATGGTGACCGTGGACGAGCAGGTGGTCGCGGCGCCGGTCGCGCCGCTCTTCGACCTCGCGCGCCTCGTCGAGGACTGGCCGACGCACCTCGCGCACTACCGCTTCGTGCGCTTCCGGGCGCGGACGCGCGACGGCGGCGGCCTGGTCGAGATGTCGGCCAACCGGCCCTTCGGCGTCGCCGACTGGCCCACGTGGTGGCTGTCGGAGATGAGCGTGGACGAGCGCGCGCAACTCGTGCGCTACCGGCACGTGCAGGGCGTGACGGCGGGGATGGACGTCGAGTGGAGCTTCCAGGCGCTCGCACCTGCTGCGGACGGGCGCCAGCAGACGCGCGTGCGCGTTGTGCACGTGTGGGACGGGCCGCGCTGGCCGGCGATCGGAACGCTCGCGGCGGTCGGGGTTATTGGTCCGGTGTTCGTCCACGGCATCGCGTCGCGCACGCTGGCGGGGCTGGCGCGCGTGGCGGAACGGGGCGCGTCGTGAACCATCCGCCCGCACGACCGCGTTCGTAATGCGCGCGGAGGGGTACCCACGAGGGGCGCCCCTCTGATGCTCTCGCCACGCACACCCGTCGTACTTCCCATGCCGCGCCGCCGCGTCGTCGTCACCGGGCTCGGGCCCGTTACCCCCATCGGCACCACCGCCGACGGGCTCTGGGCCGGCCTCCGCGCGCGTCGCTCGGCCGTGCGTACGATCACGCGCTTCGACCCCGAGCTGTGGCGGAGCCGGAACGCGGCCGAGGTGTCGGACTTCGCGGCCGAGGACCACCTCGAGGCGAAGCGGGCCAAGCGGCTCGACCGCTTCGGGCAGTTCTCGGTCGCGGGCGCGCGGCTCGCGCTCGAGGACGCCGGGCTCGACCTCGCCGCGGAAGACCGCGAGCGCGTCGGCGCGATGATGGGCACCGCGCTCGGCGGCGTGGGGTTCGCCGAACGGGAGCTGACGAAGTACGCGACGCAGGGCGTCCGCGTCGTCGACCCGACGATCGCGCTCAACGTCTTCGGCGGCGCGTCGAGCTGCAACATCGCGATCGAGCTGGGGGTGAGCGGCCCCAACTCGACCAACGCGATGAGCTGCGCCTCGGGCGCGATGGCGATCGGCGAGGCGTTCCGCGCGATCCGCGACGGCTACGCGGACGTGATGTTCGCCGGCGGGGCCGAGGCGCCGCTCATGCCGCTCTGCTTCGGCGCGTTCGCGCTCATCCGCGCGATGAGCACGCGCAACGACGACCCCGCGACGGCGTCGCGGCCGTTCGACCGGGACCGCGACGGCTTCGTGATGGGCGAGGCTGCGACGGTGCTGGTCCTCGAGGAGCGCGAGCGGGCGGTCGCGCGCGGGGCGCGGATCTACGCCGAGGTCGCCGGCTACGGGACGACGAACGACGCGCACCACATGACCGCGCCGCGCCCGGACGGCCGCCAGGCCGCGCGCGCGATGTGCCTCGCGTTAGGCGACGCGCACGTCGCGCCGCACGAGGTCGGCTACGTCAACGCGCACGGCTCGTCGACGCCGCTCAACGACCCGACCGAGACGCTCGCCGCCAAGCAGGTGTTCGGCGAGCACGCGGCGGCGCTGCCGGTGAGCGGGACGAAGGGCTACTACGGGCACGCGCTCGGCGCCTCGGGCGCGGTCGAGGCGGCGATCACGGCCCTCGCGCTGCACCGCGGGTGGCTGCCGCCGACGGTGAACCTCGCAGTGCCCGACCCGGCGTGCGACCTCGCGATGATCACGGGCGAGGGGATGGACGCGCGGCCCGAAGTCGCGCTGTCGAACAGCTTCGGATTCGGCGGGATCAACGCGGCGCTGGTCTTCCGCCGGCACGACGCGTAGCGGGCCTCGGCGCGGCGACACTATCCGCGGGCGGCGCGCGTAGTCCACCCATGCCGTCGACCCCGGACGCCTCCCCCGCCCTGGACGCCGCCCGCGAACGGGTCGTGCGCCTGCTCACGGACCGCTACGCCGACGACACGCTCACGGTCGAGCAGTTCGAAGCCGAGTTGGATCGGCTGCACGGGCTCGGCGACGTGGCCGCGCTGGAGCAGATGGCGAGCGAGCTGGCGACTGGCGTGCGTCCCGCGGTCGCGCGCCCGACGGTGGCGCGCCCGGCGCCGATGGAGTGGGGCGTGGCGGGCGCTGGTCCGGCGGCTTCGGTCCTCGCGCCGCCGAGCGGGCGCGCGGAGCTCGGGTGGCAGTACGGCGGCCTCGTCGCGGCGCGCCCGGCCGACGACGGGCACCTGTTCGCCGTCATGAGCTCGTCCAAACGCGTCGGGCCGTGGCTCGTACCGCGTCGGTTCCGGGCGTTCGCCCTGATGAGCGAGGCGGTCGTCGACCTGCGCGACGCCGTGCTGCCGGCCGACGGCTGCGAGATCGAGGTCGGCGCGATCATGGCGAACGTCAAGGTCCTGCTCCCGCGGGGGGTGCAGGCGGACGTCGCCGTCATGGCGTTCATGGGCAGCGCGCAGGACCGAACCGAGGTCGAGCCCGCGGCCGGTCACGCCCCGCGCGTGCGCGTGACCGGCTCAGCCGTGATGTCGGAGGTGCAGGTGCTCCAGGGCGCGGAAGCCGAGTTCGCGGCCCTGCACTTCGACGACTGACAGCAGGTCGGCGCGGGGGCGGCGGCAGCGCCCCCGCGTCGGTCCGTTGATCGGTCAGGGCGTCGTCGGAGCGGCCTGCTGCTGCAGGGTCCGCTTGTACGCCTTCTTCGCCGCCTTATTGCGGTGGTGCTGCACCTCCGCGCCGGCGATGGCGCCGAGAATCGGGTGCCGGTGGCCCGGGACGGCCGAGCCGGCCGCGGCGCCCGCGGCCGCGCCCGCGAGGATGCTGTGGTGCTTGGGCGGGACCGGCTGGGTGGTCGTCTGCGTGGGCTGCTGCGTCGTGGTCTGGGCGCCGGCCGCAACGGCGGGGGCGAGCAGCGCGGCAACGACAGCGCCGACGAACGTCGAGGTACGAGTCATGTCGTGGTCTCCGGAATCTTGCGAACTGGGAACGCGGTCGCCCGCGGTAGCACCGTCGAGCGAAGGCAACGGACGTGCCCGTCCCGCGGCCCCGCGACAGCTTAACATCGTCTTAGCCGGCCGTAGCACGCGGGCTACGGCAGTGCCCGGTCGCGGCGGCCGTTAGGCGCTCGCCAGCGGCCGCGCGATCACCGGCGCGCTCGCCACGGGCGCCGGCGCACGGACGCCGTACTTGGATTGGTAGCGCGCGATGCTTTCCTCGATCAGCTGCATCGCCGACTCGCTCTTTTCCCAGCCGAGGATCTCGACGCGCTTGCCCTCGAGGTCTTTGTAGATGCGGAAGAAGTGCTCGACCTCCTTCAGGTAGTGCGCGGGGAGGTCGGCGATGTCGAAGTACTCCTGGTGCAGCGGGTCGTGCATCGGCACGGCGAGGATCTTGTCGTCCGGCTCGCCCTTGTCGAGCATGCGGAGCACGCCGATCGGGCGCGCGTCGATCTGGCAGCCCGGGAACGTCGGCTCCTGGATGCGCACGAGGATGTCGATCGGGTCGTTGTCCTCGTGCAGCGTCTGCGGGACGAAGCCGTAGTCGCCGGGGTAGTGCACCGCGGAGTAGAGCACGCGGTCGAGGCGCAGCATCCCCGAGTCCTTGCAGAGCTCGTACTTGTTGCGGCTCCCGGCGGGGATCTCGATGATCGCCGTCACCTGGTCGGGCGGGTGCGGGCCGGGGGCGAGGTCGTGCCAGGGGTTGAGCATGACGTCGGGCAGAGGAGCGGCGGAGGGCGCGACGTCGGTCGCGCCGCTGGTACTCAATGTTAGCGGGGCAGGCCGCCGCCGGCGTTTGCGGGTTCGCGGGATCGGCGGTAGTATCGCGCGGCGTCCGGACCTCGGGACGCGCGCAGGCCGGCGGCGGCGGGACCCGCCCGCGGCCGCCGGGCAAGTGACTTCGTGATCGCGGAGGCACGATATGCGACGGTAGGGGGTGGGGGGATTGGCAGGACTCCTGACGGCAGCGGCGGCCCTGGCCGGCTGTAGCGAGGATCCGGTGCAGGTCGGGCCGCGGGCCGTGTCGCCCGCGGCGGCGCGCCAAGTCGCCGTGGGCCAGCCGGGGGGATTGGCGCCAGGCAAGCGCGCGCCCGAGCGGTCGGGCGTCGTACGCACGTCCCCGGGGCGCGCGGGCGACATGGGGCCGCAGGCGTTGGGGGCCCAGCCGTTTGCGCGCGTCCGCGACATCGGACCCAACGTGTTCGCGAGTTCGTTCGTCACGCCGTCCCCGCAGAACGAGACCGTCGCCGCGGTCAGCCCGCGGGACCCGGCGCGCCTCGTGGCGTCGTCCAACGACTACCGCCTGGGCGACAGCCGGTGCGGCGCGTACGCCTCGACCGACGGCGGCGCGTCCTGGCGCGACATCGGGTCCGGCGTCGTGCCGCTCTTCCCCGGCACGACGCGGGCGGCGACCCCAGCACGGCGTTCGGCCCGGGCGGGAACGCCTACTTCACCTGCCTGGAGTTCAGCCGGACCACGGGAGCCGGGGGGATCTTCGTCGCCCGGTCGGTCGACCTGCGCAGCGCCGACGTGCTCACGCCGGTGGTCACGGACACGGCGGGCAGCCCCTTCTTCAGCGACAAGCCGTACAGCGCCATCGACACGAACCCCGCGAGTCCGTACCGGGGCCGGATCTACGTGACGTGGACGCGGTTCGACTACTCGGGCCCCGGCGGGTCGTATGCGGGGTCGCCGATCTACATCGCCTACTCCTCCGACCACTGGCGGAGTTGGAGCACGCCGCGGCTGGTGGCCCCGGCCGGGCTGTCCGCCAGCCAGGGGTCCGTGCCCGCGGTGGGGCCCAACGGCGAGCTGTACGTCGCGTTCGAGAACTTCAACACCCCTACGGTCGTCAACCAGGTGCTGGTCTCCCGGTCGCTCGACGGCGGGCGGACGTTCGCCGGTCAAGGCCGCGGACGTCGTCGACATCTGCTCGCGGGTCGTGTTCGGCGGCTGCTCGCTGCTCAACTCGTTCTTCCGGGTCAACTCGTTCCCGTCCATCGCCGTCGACTCGCGGCGCGGGCACGTCTTCGTCGCCTGGGGCGACTACCGCCTCGGCAGCGCCAAGGCGTTCATCGTCCGCTCCGCCGACCGCGGCGAGAGCTGGAACCGGGCGCGGGCGGTGAGCAACGTGTCGCCGAACGACCAGCTCTTCCCGTGGGTCGCCACCACGCCCGACGGCTCGCCCAACGTGGTGTACTACGACCGGCGGAACGAACCCGACAACTTCTTCCTCTCCGTCTACCTCAACACGGGGCGGGGCGGCGGGCTCCAGTTCGACCCGGTGGTGCGCGTCACCACCGGCCCGTCCAACCCCGACGTGCAGTTCGGCGGCACGTGCATCGGGGACTACATCGGCATGGCTGCCACGACCGGACGCCTCAACCCGATCTGGACCGACACGCGACACGTGGTGTCCAGCTTCCCCGCGCAGGCGGCGGTGACGTCGCCGGTCTACCTGACGACCGGCGGTGGCGCGTCGATCCTCGCCAGCCGGTAGCGCGTCACCCTCGCTCGCCGGGCGCCAGCATGTCGAGCGCCCGGCGCGCCCGCGCCCGCCGCCGCACCAGTACCAGCGCATACCCGACGTAGACCAACGCGCCCAGCGCGTACGCCGCGTACATGAACCCGGCGTTGTCGGGCGGGCCGCCGACCGGCGGACCGCTCACCCCGCCGCCTCCTCCGCCAGCGCGACGAGCTCGCGCTCGTTCGCGTAGCGGAGCCGCGCGCGCAGCAGCGCGACGAAGAGGAGCGCGAACGCGCCGAACCCGGCGAGCAGCGTGTGCAGCATCTCGGGCGGGAGCGACGGCGCGCTCGGCTTGAGCACCACCGGCATCGGGTGCAGCGTGCGGAACAGGTACACGCTGAGGTGGATGAACGGCACGAGCAGCACGGCGAGCAGGCCTAACACGGCGGAGTAGCGCGCGCGCTGGGCGCGGTCCTCGATCGCGCCGCGGAGCACGAGGTAGCCGACGACGACGAACCAGAGAAAGAGCGTGAGCGTGAGGCGCGCGTCCCACGTCCACCACGTGCCCCAGATCGGCTTCCCCCACACGGGTCCCGTCACGAGCACCGCGGTCATGAACACGAGACTCACCTCGGCCGCGCTTTCGGCCAGCCGGTCGAGCCGGTCGTCCTTGAGCCAGAGGTACACGCCGCTCGCGATCGCGACGAGCGGCAGGCCGATGTAGAGCGCGACCACGGCCGACGGGACGTGGACGTAGAGGATTTTCTGCGCGGCGCCCTGCATCGCCTCGACCGGCGTGAACCAGAGGGCGCGCGCCATCATCGCCGCCACGGCGACGAGCGCGGCGACGAGCAGCAGGTCGACGCCGCCGGCCGGGCGCGCCGGCGGTGCGGCGACGCCGCTCGGCGCCGGGGGGGCGCCCGCGATCGGTTGCGACAGAGTGAACGGCGGGTTGGTCATGCGAAGGGTACGACTCGTTGCGGGCGACGCCCGCGGGTCAGTCCTCGAGCGTGTACGGGAACGCGAGCGTGCACGCGACGAGGAACACCAGGTCGAAACTTCCCAAAAGCTTGAGCATTCCCGCGACTTCCGCCAGCGGCCGCCCGGCGAGCAGCCGCGCCGTGGCGAGCGCCGCGGGGGTGACCACGGGCACGAAGAACGGCAGCGCGAGCATCGGCAGGAGCAGCTCCGCGAGCCGCGTGTTGACGGTCATCGCGGAGAAGAGCGTGCCGACCGCGACGAGCCCCACGGCCGCGAGCGCGGCGACGAGGAAAATCCCGGCGAGGATCCCGCCGCCGACCGGGAGGTCGTAAAAGAGGGCGACGGCGGGAATCGCCACGAGCTGAACGGCCGCGACGAAGGCGAAGTTCGCGAGCAGCTTGCCGAGGAAGACCGCCTCGCGCGGGACCGGCGCGGCGAGGAGGGCGTCGACCGCGCGGTCGGCCTGCTCGACGCCGAACGAGCGGTGCAGGCCGAGGATGCCGCTGAAGACGAAGATCGTCCAGAGCACCCCGGGCGCGAGGTCGAGCGGGCTGACGGCGGTGGGGTCGGACGAGAACCGAAAGATGACGACCGCGACGAGCGCGAA
The Gemmatimonadetes bacterium T265 genome window above contains:
- the ppa gene encoding inorganic pyrophosphatase, whose protein sequence is MLNPWHDLAPGPHPPDQVTAIIEIPAGSRNKYELCKDSGMLRLDRVLYSAVHYPGDYGFVPQTLHEDNDPIDILVRIQEPTFPGCQIDARPIGVLRMLDKGEPDDKILAVPMHDPLHQEYFDIADLPAHYLKEVEHFFRIYKDLEGKRVEILGWEKSESAMQLIEESIARYQSKYGVRAPAPVASAPVIARPLASA
- a CDS encoding flavin reductase, with product MPSPSPDDFRATLGRFATGVTVVTATAGGRDYGMTVSAFASLSLDPPMVLVCVDRAATMHGVLADDSVFAVNMLAAGQEALSRRFASGDPTDRFAGVGYTRGALGAPLLDGTLAWLECRVEARHAGGDHSIVVGAVAEVGVREARPLLYYRSGYASLER
- a CDS encoding heme ABC transporter permease; translated protein: MPPPSVLATALLVARKDLLIEFRTRSAFLAAVVFALVAVVIFRFSSDPTAVSPLDLAPGVLWTIFVFSGILGLHRSFGVEQADRAVDALLAAPVPREAVFLGKLLANFAFVAAVQLVAIPAVALFYDLPVGGGILAGIFLVAALAAVGLVAVGTLFSAMTVNTRLAELLLPMLALPFFVPVVTPAALATARLLAGRPLAEVAGMLKLLGSFDLVFLVACTLAFPYTLED
- a CDS encoding hypothetical protein (frameshifted, deletion at around 808830,808839), with the translated sequence MFGGCSLLNSFFRVNSFPSIAVDSRRGHVFVAWGDYRLGSAKAFIVRSADRGESWNRARAVSNVSPNDQLFPWVATTPDGSPNVVYYDRRNEPDNFFLSVYLNTGRGGGLQFDPVVRVTTGPSNPDVQFGGTCIGDYIGMAATTGRLNPIWTDTRHVVSSFPAQAAVTSPVYLTTGGGASILASR
- a CDS encoding oxidoreductase; this translates as MSRFDAEVLVVGGGPAGASTAWQLASRGLDVLVVDRARFPRDKPCAEYLSPEASRLLDLMGVLGAAEAAGAAQLDGMLVRAPSGDVIHGRFAAGHGFRGFRDRGLALRRRVLDQLLLDAARAAGARAEEGAKTVDVARDGRGGAAGVVVQRADGTTRTLAAPLVVGADGLRSVVGRRLGLARRWPWPRRVAFLCHVRGLPPSDAASPARPMGELHVEADGSYVGIADVGHGLTNVAMVAPAPLARRGLARYGSPAAYLDAWLAGAPQLAPRFARAERATPVRCTGPFASYARRAWAPGAALVGDAAEFFDPFTGEGIYSALRGGELLGPYAAEAARLLGTGRPGDAAAADRALAAYDDARRAAFRGKWRVERLIALSVARPAFINRAARVLSRQRDMADLLVGVAGDFVPPRQVLNARYLWRLFVAAG
- a CDS encoding 3-oxoacyl-[acyl-carrier-protein] synthase 2 codes for the protein MPRRRVVVTGLGPVTPIGTTADGLWAGLRARRSAVRTITRFDPELWRSRNAAEVSDFAAEDHLEAKRAKRLDRFGQFSVAGARLALEDAGLDLAAEDRERVGAMMGTALGGVGFAERELTKYATQGVRVVDPTIALNVFGGASSCNIAIELGVSGPNSTNAMSCASGAMAIGEAFRAIRDGYADVMFAGGAEAPLMPLCFGAFALIRAMSTRNDDPATASRPFDRDRDGFVMGEAATVLVLEERERAVARGARIYAEVAGYGTTNDAHHMTAPRPDGRQAARAMCLALGDAHVAPHEVGYVNAHGSSTPLNDPTETLAAKQVFGEHAAALPVSGTKGYYGHALGASGAVEAAITALALHRGWLPPTVNLAVPDPACDLAMITGEGMDARPEVALSNSFGFGGINAALVFRRHDA